A genomic region of Ignavibacteria bacterium contains the following coding sequences:
- a CDS encoding SPOR domain-containing protein has protein sequence MKRINQLIIKFLIYLFISVNFLFAQSLDLKKVIQDIERGETEKANIILVSLEKDNPNSLEVKYLRALLNENGDEAAKLYKEIVFSSDVSDLKDDALFKLYQYYYARAEFSESDKYARMLKESFPESEYLNYLQRKNLSQSRLQVQQNFEQKILNDTSRNISQSEQTQPISNSNFSIQVGAFSTYSNAVRFASQFQKYPTKISEKETNGRKFFIVMVGSYATETEARNALQTLKNQYKVDGIIVSLQ, from the coding sequence ATGAAAAGAATTAATCAATTGATTATAAAATTCCTGATTTATCTTTTTATATCTGTAAATTTTTTATTTGCTCAATCACTCGATTTGAAGAAAGTCATTCAGGATATTGAAAGAGGAGAAACAGAAAAAGCAAATATAATTTTAGTAAGTCTCGAAAAAGATAATCCCAATTCACTTGAAGTAAAATATCTCAGAGCTTTACTGAACGAAAATGGTGATGAAGCCGCCAAGCTTTATAAAGAAATTGTTTTTTCTTCAGATGTTTCCGATTTGAAAGACGATGCTTTATTTAAACTTTATCAGTATTATTATGCACGTGCAGAATTTAGTGAGTCCGATAAGTATGCAAGAATGTTGAAGGAATCATTCCCAGAGTCTGAATATTTAAATTATTTGCAGAGAAAGAATTTATCTCAATCAAGGCTTCAAGTACAGCAAAATTTTGAACAAAAAATTTTAAACGATACATCCCGTAACATAAGTCAATCAGAACAAACTCAACCGATCTCTAATTCTAATTTCTCAATTCAGGTTGGAGCTTTTTCTACTTACTCTAATGCAGTAAGATTTGCATCTCAATTTCAAAAATACCCCACTAAAATTTCTGAGAAAGAAACAAACGGGAGAAAATTTTTCATCGTTATGGTCGGAAGCTACGCCACCGAGACGGAAGCACGAAATGCACTCCAAACATTGAAAAATCAATACAAAGTGGATGGAATTATTGTTTCATTACAATAA
- a CDS encoding glycosyltransferase family 9 protein, translating to MKFLIVRTDKLGDSLLTLPVAAKLKEKFPESIVYFLASSYTAPIIAKSIFVDEVIASDKTSFFDLAEILRRKKIDYAIVARPTLRNALLVYFAGIKYRIGTKFRAYSFLFNKRVAHHRKESKKHEALYNLDLIEPIGIPNSDNLDDIKFGLVPEFEWQQKVRRKLRRFGIDLTKPLMVMHISSGGSAVDWNYLNFKQLARMIKANTEAEIILTGTNKDFLFLYELFLDFDYRVYNLAGELNLVELFNLFSLVDIYIGNSTGPTHLAAIAGCWVISFYPKIKVASQVRWGPITKKRIIFEPEIECSECTQEQCMNLNCMDSISVEKVFKEVYKIITKTEWK from the coding sequence ATGAAATTTTTAATTGTCAGAACAGATAAACTCGGTGACTCTCTACTTACTTTGCCAGTAGCAGCAAAATTAAAAGAGAAATTTCCGGAAAGTATTGTTTACTTTCTTGCGAGTTCATATACGGCACCAATTATTGCTAAATCAATTTTTGTTGATGAAGTGATTGCTTCAGATAAGACAAGTTTTTTTGATCTGGCAGAAATATTAAGAAGAAAAAAAATAGATTATGCAATTGTTGCTCGTCCTACATTGAGAAATGCTTTGCTGGTTTATTTTGCAGGAATTAAATATCGTATTGGTACTAAATTCAGAGCTTATTCGTTTTTATTTAATAAAAGAGTTGCTCATCACCGAAAAGAGAGCAAAAAACACGAAGCACTTTATAATCTTGATTTAATTGAGCCAATTGGAATTCCAAATTCTGATAATCTTGATGATATTAAATTTGGCTTGGTTCCTGAATTTGAATGGCAGCAGAAAGTCAGACGAAAACTCCGAAGGTTTGGAATTGACCTTACAAAACCATTGATGGTAATGCATATTTCAAGTGGTGGATCTGCAGTTGATTGGAATTACCTTAACTTTAAGCAGCTTGCCCGAATGATTAAAGCCAATACAGAAGCAGAAATTATTTTAACTGGAACCAATAAAGATTTCCTCTTTCTTTATGAATTATTCTTAGATTTTGATTATAGAGTTTACAATCTTGCAGGAGAATTAAATCTTGTAGAATTATTCAATTTGTTTTCACTTGTCGATATTTACATTGGTAATTCAACGGGTCCCACTCATCTTGCAGCAATTGCAGGATGCTGGGTAATTTCTTTCTATCCAAAAATTAAAGTTGCATCACAGGTGAGATGGGGTCCTATTACTAAAAAAAGAATTATATTTGAACCAGAAATTGAATGTTCAGAATGCACTCAGGAGCAATGCATGAATTTAAATTGTATGGATTCAATTTCAGTAGAAAAAGTCTTCAAAGAAGTTTATAAAATTATCACTAAAACAGAGTGGAAATAA
- the miaB gene encoding tRNA (N6-isopentenyl adenosine(37)-C2)-methylthiotransferase MiaB, whose protein sequence is MNKQKIYIETYGCQMNLADTEIVQGVLKRNGYELTSDAEQADVVLINTCAIREHAEERIYGRLGAFRAIKKHKPNLVVGILGCMAERLRSKLIEEEKIVDLIVGPDEYRRVPELIDNALIGEKGIAVRLSKTETYDDIEPYREDGISAWIAVMRGCDKFCTFCVVPFTRGRERSRPLQSIVNEVKALSERGFKEVNLLGQNVNSYRDGNYDFADLLAAVAKVDPTMRVRFTTSHPQDFSDKLIYTIAEHENICNYIHLPIQSGSNRILKLMNRTYTVEHYLERIEKARKVIPGVSFSTDIIAGFPTETEEDHKMTLDILREVRYDGAFMFKYSARERTKAYEMGDDVPDEVKTRRLNEIIELQQKISYEINQTLIGKTVEVLVEDFSKKSKDFYMGRTDTNKIVILPKDGLNIGDYCLATITRANSATLFASKAEKIEKKFAEFSSYEKN, encoded by the coding sequence ATGAATAAACAGAAGATTTATATTGAGACTTATGGCTGTCAGATGAACCTGGCTGATACAGAAATAGTTCAGGGTGTTCTGAAAAGAAATGGTTATGAACTTACCAGTGATGCTGAACAGGCGGATGTTGTTCTAATCAATACCTGTGCAATAAGGGAACACGCTGAAGAAAGAATTTATGGAAGACTTGGTGCTTTTCGTGCAATTAAAAAACACAAACCAAACCTTGTCGTCGGTATTTTAGGATGTATGGCTGAGAGGCTACGTTCAAAATTAATTGAAGAAGAAAAAATAGTTGACCTTATAGTTGGCCCTGATGAATATCGTCGTGTACCAGAATTAATTGATAACGCTTTGATTGGTGAAAAAGGAATTGCTGTCAGATTGAGCAAAACAGAAACTTATGATGATATTGAACCATACCGCGAAGATGGAATTTCTGCCTGGATTGCTGTGATGCGTGGCTGCGATAAGTTTTGTACTTTTTGTGTTGTCCCATTCACAAGAGGCAGAGAAAGAAGCCGACCACTTCAAAGTATTGTAAATGAAGTTAAAGCTTTAAGTGAAAGAGGATTTAAAGAAGTTAATTTACTCGGACAAAATGTTAACTCTTACCGTGACGGCAATTATGATTTTGCTGATTTACTTGCTGCAGTTGCTAAAGTTGACCCTACGATGAGAGTTAGATTTACTACTTCACATCCTCAAGATTTTTCTGATAAACTAATTTATACAATTGCTGAACACGAAAACATTTGTAATTACATTCATTTGCCAATTCAATCGGGTTCAAATAGAATTCTAAAGTTAATGAATAGAACCTACACAGTTGAGCATTACCTCGAAAGAATTGAAAAAGCTCGAAAGGTTATTCCAGGTGTTAGTTTCTCTACAGATATCATCGCTGGATTTCCAACTGAAACAGAAGAAGATCATAAAATGACATTAGATATATTACGTGAAGTTCGATACGATGGTGCGTTTATGTTCAAATACTCAGCAAGAGAAAGAACCAAAGCTTATGAAATGGGTGATGATGTACCTGATGAAGTAAAAACTCGTCGTTTAAATGAAATAATTGAACTTCAGCAAAAAATATCTTATGAGATTAATCAGACATTAATTGGAAAAACTGTTGAAGTGCTTGTTGAAGACTTCAGCAAGAAATCAAAAGATTTTTATATGGGACGAACCGATACAAATAAAATCGTTATCCTTCCAAAAGATGGATTAAATATCGGAGATTACTGCTTAGCTACTATTACCAGAGCCAATTCAGCAACCCTATTTGCCAGTAAAGCCGAGAAGATTGAAAAAAAGTTTGCTGAGTTTTCTTCTTATGAAAAGAATTAA
- a CDS encoding sigma-54-dependent Fis family transcriptional regulator, whose amino-acid sequence MDHREFQKKFGICYRSQIMKEMVEVIHQVAPTDITVLIQGESGVGKELVARAIHGLSPRANKKMLSVNCGAIPEGLIESELFGHQRGAFTGAVDSRKGYFELADGGTLFLDEIGELPLSLQVKFLRVLETKEILRLGAETVIKVDVRFITATNKDLALEVAKKRFREDLYYRLRTVMIEIPPLRKRKEDIPILVDKFLEDFCERNKIPKLEVAPETYDYLMEYSWPGNVRELKNAVESAAALNKTGILRIEDFEKYLIPIKYDDKDRNLPVFLNKPSDAADREFIYRALFEIKKDLMEIKDILINRQQKVEEEIPVSEHLPLIPMKDLEKESIKNALIRTNFDKKKAAELLGISLRTLYRKLKELQLNENE is encoded by the coding sequence ATTGATCACAGGGAATTTCAAAAGAAATTTGGGATTTGTTATCGCTCTCAAATAATGAAAGAGATGGTTGAAGTTATCCATCAAGTAGCGCCGACTGATATTACTGTTTTAATTCAGGGTGAGAGCGGAGTGGGGAAAGAACTTGTAGCTCGTGCAATTCACGGATTGAGTCCAAGAGCAAATAAAAAAATGCTTAGTGTTAATTGCGGCGCAATACCCGAAGGTTTAATTGAAAGTGAATTATTTGGTCATCAAAGAGGAGCTTTTACTGGTGCAGTTGATTCAAGGAAAGGTTACTTTGAACTTGCTGATGGAGGAACTCTCTTTCTTGATGAAATAGGAGAGCTTCCACTTTCGCTTCAGGTTAAATTTTTAAGAGTTTTAGAGACAAAAGAGATTCTTCGCCTCGGTGCCGAAACTGTCATTAAAGTTGATGTAAGATTTATAACCGCAACAAATAAAGACCTAGCCCTCGAAGTTGCAAAAAAAAGATTCCGCGAGGATTTATATTATCGTTTAAGAACTGTAATGATAGAAATTCCACCATTAAGAAAAAGAAAAGAAGATATTCCAATTTTGGTTGATAAGTTTTTAGAAGATTTTTGCGAGAGAAATAAAATTCCAAAACTTGAAGTAGCGCCGGAGACTTATGATTATTTGATGGAATACTCCTGGCCTGGAAATGTTCGTGAATTAAAAAATGCGGTTGAATCAGCGGCTGCTTTAAATAAAACTGGAATTCTGAGAATCGAAGATTTTGAGAAATACTTAATTCCAATCAAATATGATGATAAAGATCGTAACCTTCCTGTTTTTCTAAATAAACCAAGTGATGCTGCGGATCGCGAATTTATATACCGTGCATTATTTGAAATCAAAAAAGATTTGATGGAAATTAAAGACATCCTCATCAATCGTCAGCAAAAAGTTGAAGAGGAAATTCCCGTTTCGGAGCATTTGCCGTTAATTCCAATGAAAGATCTCGAAAAAGAATCTATCAAAAATGCATTAATTAGAACTAACTTTGATAAAAAGAAAGCAGCTGAACTTCTTGGAATCAGTCTTAGAACACTATATCGAAAATTAAAAGAACTTCAATTGAATGAAAACGAGTAA
- a CDS encoding glycosyltransferase, which translates to MAIEDIILTAYLITLSILFFYGMHGFFLVYLYNKFGNVKFEPKGKFEELPKVCIQLPTYNEALVVDRLIEAVCKMNYPKEKMEIQVLDDSTDETQEVLKKIVEEKKKEGFNIIYHHRDNRIGYKAGALKEGLEMTDAEYVAIFDADFIPNPEFLNRTIHYFTDPKVGMVQTRWEHLNDEYSLLTRAQALALDGHFVMEQQVRNKAGFFINFNGTAGIWRKACIIDAGNWQPDTLTEDLDLSYRAQLRGWKFIFINDFTSPSELPIEINALKNQQFRWTKGAIETAKKILPLVWKSSIPLKLKLYSTFHLTMNIVFPLIVIAGLLAVPLVYVKNTGNYDEYFAFMSIFTLAFISSFLMYMYSQKDIYPDWKRRIYLFPVFMAGSMGFALNNTKAVIEGLLNKKSEFVRTPKFRIETDKDNPHPKKKKYAVTKISPMIILELVFALWALFGIGLAAYYTEITAIPFLSMYFLGYGVIAVMSIKHALDSKYE; encoded by the coding sequence TTGGCAATTGAAGATATAATACTAACAGCATACTTAATAACGCTTTCCATTTTGTTCTTTTATGGAATGCATGGTTTCTTTCTGGTTTATCTCTACAATAAATTCGGGAATGTAAAATTTGAACCTAAAGGGAAATTCGAAGAACTTCCAAAGGTTTGCATTCAGCTTCCAACTTATAATGAAGCTCTTGTTGTAGACAGGTTGATTGAAGCTGTTTGTAAAATGAATTACCCAAAAGAGAAAATGGAAATTCAGGTTCTCGATGATTCTACTGATGAGACGCAAGAGGTTTTGAAAAAAATTGTTGAAGAAAAAAAGAAAGAGGGCTTCAATATAATTTACCACCACCGGGATAATAGAATTGGTTATAAAGCTGGTGCTTTAAAGGAAGGACTGGAAATGACCGACGCTGAGTATGTTGCAATTTTTGATGCTGATTTCATTCCTAATCCTGAATTTTTGAATCGAACAATTCATTATTTCACAGATCCAAAAGTTGGAATGGTCCAAACTCGATGGGAACATTTGAACGATGAATATTCACTTCTTACTCGGGCTCAGGCATTAGCTCTTGATGGACATTTTGTGATGGAACAACAGGTTAGAAACAAAGCTGGATTTTTCATTAACTTTAATGGAACAGCTGGGATCTGGCGAAAGGCTTGTATCATTGATGCCGGTAACTGGCAGCCCGATACATTAACTGAAGATCTTGACTTAAGTTATCGTGCTCAATTAAGAGGCTGGAAATTTATTTTCATAAATGATTTCACTTCACCTTCAGAATTGCCAATTGAAATTAATGCTTTAAAAAATCAACAATTTAGATGGACGAAGGGCGCAATCGAAACAGCAAAGAAAATTCTTCCACTTGTCTGGAAATCAAGTATTCCGCTTAAATTAAAATTGTATTCAACTTTTCATTTAACAATGAATATTGTTTTCCCTCTAATTGTGATTGCTGGATTGCTTGCTGTTCCACTTGTCTATGTGAAAAATACTGGTAATTATGATGAGTACTTTGCTTTTATGTCGATTTTCACTCTTGCATTTATAAGTTCATTTTTGATGTATATGTATTCTCAGAAAGATATTTATCCCGATTGGAAAAGAAGAATTTATCTTTTCCCTGTCTTTATGGCAGGAAGTATGGGCTTTGCACTTAATAATACAAAAGCAGTTATCGAAGGACTTTTGAACAAAAAAAGTGAATTTGTCCGTACACCAAAATTTAGAATAGAAACAGATAAAGATAATCCACATCCAAAGAAGAAAAAATACGCTGTCACAAAAATCAGCCCGATGATAATTTTAGAATTAGTTTTTGCTTTATGGGCATTATTTGGTATAGGTTTAGCTGCTTATTATACTGAGATCACAGCAATTCCTTTCTTATCAATGTACTTTTTAGGTTATGGTGTGATTGCCGTAATGTCAATCAAACATGCACTTGATAGTAAATATGAGTAA
- a CDS encoding DUF3108 domain-containing protein, with protein sequence MINFLIFLLILNLFPQASEFRKIENRAFDVKEKLTFDVNYGFVTAGIATFSIPEIRSLAGRKVYRIKFEVNTVPAFDPFFKVRDRYETYLDVEGIFPWRFEQHIREGNYRRDFSAFFDQRRNLAKTTEGVFPVPPYVHDIVSAFYYVRTLDFSKMKKGDKIKLQNFYKDRTYDLEVLYHGKEIVTVKAGKFRCIVVEPLVQEGGLFKAEGSILIWLTDDDVKMPVKVKTKVVIGSIDSELTAYENLKSPLKAKL encoded by the coding sequence ATGATTAATTTTTTGATTTTCTTACTGATTTTAAATTTATTCCCTCAAGCTTCAGAGTTTAGGAAAATTGAGAATAGAGCATTCGATGTTAAGGAAAAACTAACTTTTGATGTTAATTACGGCTTTGTTACGGCAGGAATTGCAACTTTTTCGATACCAGAAATTAGATCATTAGCAGGAAGAAAAGTCTATCGAATTAAATTTGAAGTGAACACTGTTCCTGCTTTTGATCCATTTTTTAAAGTTCGTGATAGATATGAAACTTATCTTGATGTAGAAGGAATTTTTCCATGGAGATTTGAACAGCATATCCGTGAAGGGAATTACCGCAGAGACTTTAGTGCATTTTTTGATCAAAGAAGAAATCTTGCGAAGACAACTGAAGGTGTTTTCCCAGTTCCGCCTTATGTCCACGATATTGTGTCAGCGTTTTATTATGTTCGAACGCTCGATTTCAGCAAAATGAAGAAGGGTGATAAAATTAAACTTCAAAATTTTTATAAAGATAGAACTTATGATCTCGAGGTTCTTTATCACGGAAAAGAAATTGTAACTGTGAAAGCAGGAAAGTTTCGATGCATCGTTGTTGAACCACTTGTTCAAGAAGGCGGATTATTCAAAGCCGAAGGAAGTATTTTAATCTGGCTGACGGATGATGATGTTAAAATGCCCGTGAAAGTTAAAACAAAAGTTGTGATTGGTTCAATTGATAGTGAATTAACAGCTTATGAAAATTTAAAATCACCACTTAAGGCAAAATTATAA
- a CDS encoding DNA-3-methyladenine glycosylase, translated as MNYQRVNPDFFKGPTEKVAKKLLGKILVRVIKGKILSGKIVETEAYLDENDLASHSAVGMTERNKVMFGEAGLAYVYFTYGMHYCFNVVTGEKGKGSAVLIRAIEPIEGIDLMKKFRKKEDLNILTNGPAKLCQALNIDKRLNGVDLKSSNEIFIAEPFNKENFEIVVSKRIGIEKSKDLPLRFYIKENKFVSKK; from the coding sequence ATGAATTATCAACGCGTCAATCCTGATTTCTTCAAAGGACCAACCGAAAAAGTTGCTAAAAAATTATTGGGTAAAATTTTAGTTAGAGTTATCAAAGGAAAAATATTATCCGGTAAAATTGTAGAAACTGAAGCATATCTTGATGAAAATGATCTTGCTTCCCATTCCGCTGTTGGAATGACTGAGAGAAATAAAGTAATGTTTGGTGAAGCGGGACTTGCTTATGTTTATTTCACTTATGGAATGCACTATTGCTTTAATGTTGTAACAGGTGAAAAGGGTAAAGGCTCTGCTGTTTTAATTCGAGCAATTGAACCAATAGAAGGAATTGATTTAATGAAGAAATTCAGAAAGAAAGAAGATCTCAATATTTTGACAAACGGTCCTGCTAAACTCTGCCAGGCATTAAATATCGATAAGAGACTAAATGGTGTGGATTTAAAATCATCAAATGAAATTTTTATTGCAGAACCATTCAATAAAGAAAATTTTGAAATAGTTGTATCTAAGAGAATTGGAATTGAAAAATCAAAAGACCTTCCTTTAAGGTTTTATATTAAGGAAAACAAATTTGTCTCTAAGAAGTAG
- a CDS encoding LptE family protein: MKTSNLISYFLLSLILFGCSYSFTGSSIPSDMKTIAIPVFDDLSGYTEAGLRENLTNLLIQKFIQDNSLQVVDRKYSDTILEGVILSVRDEPFVIAGNEQVNSRRVLVQVKVRFSDQRSKKQYWERNFSQYADYSAEGGIFAKQQAIQKAIENLTEDILISTVSDW, encoded by the coding sequence ATGAAAACGAGTAATTTAATAAGCTATTTTCTGTTGAGTTTAATTCTCTTTGGATGTTCGTATTCATTTACTGGTTCGTCTATACCTTCGGATATGAAAACTATCGCAATTCCTGTCTTTGACGATTTAAGCGGATACACCGAAGCAGGTTTGCGTGAAAATCTTACAAACTTATTAATACAAAAATTTATTCAGGATAATTCACTTCAAGTTGTTGATCGGAAATATTCTGATACAATTCTTGAAGGGGTAATTCTCTCTGTTAGAGATGAGCCTTTTGTAATTGCTGGAAATGAGCAGGTAAATTCGCGTAGAGTATTGGTTCAGGTCAAAGTTCGCTTTTCTGATCAACGGAGCAAAAAACAATACTGGGAACGAAATTTTTCTCAATATGCTGATTACTCAGCTGAAGGTGGAATTTTTGCAAAACAGCAGGCTATTCAAAAAGCAATAGAAAACTTAACTGAAGATATTTTAATTTCAACAGTATCAGATTGGTAA